In a genomic window of Corvus hawaiiensis isolate bCorHaw1 chromosome Z, bCorHaw1.pri.cur, whole genome shotgun sequence:
- the LOC125320257 gene encoding transcription factor JunD-like produces the protein MAPRNPSFPDEGPGTAFFPTPQPRGEFPRGRSSACSPRTPHREAVPRKPGGRGKEQAGGDRRRQQGGGDGGAGSGPGAWRGSGGAGRRLSPRCQPRAAGPAEQPPSPARPAPEPPPAGEGGSMSGGRSGRSAVKMEAPFYPEEGLELLPDFVPLPGFGTAGGPGADAAAGQKLLLGAGKKRDLPAAAPAPLPGPFALRPPAGARGSAAALRLLPPPAAAAAAPPPTAGSAETGSGGGAAAARGGPEAALGSAAELPLLKLPPAADLEQLLIQGGAGLGAGSPGPTAPGAGSGGAAGPFLYRQPVTQEQEGFADGFVKALADLHKQNQLLAAPPPLSAPGPCCTARPGPPGAPATAAADPPAVYTNLSGFNPAGPLSPSGSAYPSASAPPPPPGLAFGAAGLGSGRLPPARSLEEPQTVPEVPPSAGGEGGSSAPTPPSLSPLDAESQERLKAERKRLRNRIAASKCRRRKLERIARLEEKVKALKGQNAELAATANLLRAQVTQLQGRVRSHLSSGCHINAAGHPPPPHAAAQPRETAPEAAAAAPETSAC, from the coding sequence ATGGCCCCGAGAAACCCCTCATTCCCGGACGAAGGCCCCGGCACTGCCTTCTTTCCCACACCGCAGCCACGGGGCGAGTTTCCGAGGGGGAGGAGCAGCGCGTGTTCCCCACGGACACCCCACCGGGAAGCCGTTCCGCGCAAGCCCGGCGGGCGGGGGAAGGAGCAGGCGGGGGGGGAccggcggcggcagcagggAGGCGGCGACGGCGGGGCGGGCAGCGGGCCCGGGGCGTGGCGCGGGTCCGGCGGCGCCGGGAGGCGGCTCAGTCCCCGCTGCCAGCCGAGGGCGGCCGGCCCCGCGGAGCAGccgcccagcccggcccgccccgcgccggagccgccgccggccGGCGAGGGCGGCAGCATGAGCGGCGGGCGTAGCGGGCGATCCGCCGTGAAGATGGAGGCACCGTTTTATCCCGAGGAaggactggagctgctgcccgaCTTCGTACCGCTGCCGGGTTTCGGTACCGCTGGCGGACCTGGAGCCGATGCGGCGGCGgggcagaagctgctgctgggcgCCGGGAAGAAGCGGGACCTGCCGGCTGCCgcccccgcgccgctcccgggGCCCTTCGCCCTTCGTCCGCCTGCCGGCGCCCGCGGCAGCGCGGCAGCTCTGCGCTTGTtaccgccgcccgccgccgccgccgccgccccgccgcccacCGCGGGCTCCGCGGAgacggggagcggcggcggagcggcggcggcccgCGGCGGCCCGGAGGCCGCGCTGGGGTCGGCTGCAGAGCTGCCGCTGCTGAAGCTGCCACCGGCCGCagacctggagcagctgctgatccaggggggcgcggggctgggCGCGGGCAGCCCGGGGCCGACGGCACCTGGGGCAGGgagcggcggggcggcggggccgttCCTCTACCGGCAGCCGGTGAcgcaggagcaggagggtttCGCCGACGGCTTCGTCAAGGCCCTGGCCGACCTGCACAAGCAGAACCAGCTCctggcggccccgccgccgctctcCGCGCCGGGACCCTGCTGCAccgcccgcccggggccgccgggAGCCCCCGCCACTGCCGCCGCCGACCCTCCGGCCGTCTACACCAACTTGAGCGGCTTCAACCCCGCGGGGCCGCTGAGCCCCTCGGGCAGCGCCTACCCCTCCGcctccgccccgccgccgccgccgggcctGGCCTTCGGGGCGGCGGGTCTGGGGAGCGGCCGGCTGCCGCCGGCGCGGTCCCTGGAGGAACCGCAGACCGTGCCCGAGGTGCCGCCGTCGGCGGGCGGGGAGGGCGGCAGCAGCGCGCCCACGCCGCCGTCGCTGTCGCCGCTGGACGCGGAGAGCCAGGAGCGTCTGAAGGCAGAGCGCAAGCGGCTGCGAAACCGCATCGCCGCCTCCAAGTGCCGCCGGCGGAAGCTGGAGCGCATCGCCCGGCTGGAGGAGAAGGTGAAGGCGCTCAAGGGGCAGAACGCCGAGCTGGCCGCCACCGCCAACCTCCTCCGCGCCCAGGTCACCCAGCTGCAGGGTCGCGTCCGCAGCCACCTCTCCTCCGGCTGCCACATCAACGCCGCCgggcatcctcctcctcctcacgcCGCCGCCCAGCCGCGGGAGACTGCCCCCGaggcggccgccgccgcgccggaGACCAGCGCCTGCTGA